GTGCGGGGGGTCTGTGGCAACATGTAAGGGGAAACAATGAGTGTCGGACTAGACTAGGTTTCATGATGAGAGGTAGTCTTTCCAATCTGCGCAGCACGCGGAAGAGAACACCGACGAAGGGCAGAATTAGTCTTCGAGTCACGCAAGCTCTCACCCAACTGCTGTATTTACTCTGCTGCTCTTTGAACGCCCGAAATGCCTGGCTTGGGAAAACATTTAGTTTGCCTAACCGTTCCTGCAAACACGGGTTTGCTCCCCTGACATCGCACATCACACTACGATCGAGTAGCGATAGAGGGATGAAGAGCAAGcaagcacgcatgcacacacacacacatgcaattaCAGTCACTATGACTGTCACCATCCTCACAACCAACAGCAGACAGTTATAGAAGAACTGTAacaatttgaaaacaaagtcGAACATAAGAAAAAGAACGATCGAGACAAGCATGTCACAACACAGCAATCATTTTCTCTGCAGCATTTGGATGAATACTTAagaaaatttgttgttatttttattttcagagaagATGTGCGAAAGATCTTCAGCAAGTACGTCAAAACTTTGTGCAGCGCCTGAAGAAACCTGATGCTCTGACAATGCTGCAGGAGGAGTTCTCCCTCACTGAGAAGGAGGCAGAGATCATCTTTGAGCTCTTTGACAAGGACCAGAACTGCGAGCTTAGCCTGTGGGAGTTCCAACAGTTCTACACCACGGTGGGCGCAAAGTGagccccttttttttttcattttgtatttgcatgtaAGAACAGCTCACCCTCCCAGCCTCACCTAACCATGCACCATCTATTTTACAAGCATGTAATCATTTTCTGCTGAATTCGTCTTTAGTTCGTAGTGTGTCAAAATAATGTCATCCAAAgtcaaacttttttatttagacTGTGAAAATGCTCACTATgactcgtttttttttattattatttatttgcttcaaGTTTTTGGAGTAAAATTACTTCACGATCTGAATGTCAGGAAGCTCGAGAATGATTAATGCCAGTAATCACTTTTTAAGTCTgttaaatgaaaagaattttcttttatagttcttatgcagaaaaatgtatatatttaattatattgttATCATCTGCAGTAGCAAAAATTCTACTTGTCGACTAAAACGAGTTCTTACTATGTGTATTTCAGTGCCCACGAAATGATAGATTCCTTTCATAAGCTGGAGAAAGATCACAGTGGGACTATCGACATTGAACAAGCCTGGGACACGTtgaggaaaatgaaaacagaagaggGGAACCAACTGCGCGATGAAGATATCGAAATGCTGCTAAAAACCACGGCTGGAGAGGAGAAAGTTATCACCCTTCCAAAGTTCATTAACCTGATGTGTCGTTTGAAAGTGTACCGTTCGTAGTGAGAGAAAATCATGGCACTAGAATCGAaaactttaaatgaaatttaaaatgttgctaaatcttttgttttaaatcagctCGAAGAATTCCAAAAGATTGCCTTTATGTCATAGAGTGGAGAAAGGAGAGAATACCATCTAAGGGGACGCAATACGCTTTTTTTGCCCACTTAAAGGAGATAAATTACCTCTCTTGTTGTGACTGAGCTTCTATGAAAAATGCTCATAGCATATAATATGCTGTGATAAGGCAAACAATGTTCATAATGCTGTTTCTTCctattaatgtttattaaacaattttattttatcttggGATAAATCATATTTTGAAAGTAATTGACAGATACacctttatttatgtattttatttatgaagtgACCCTATTGTGCACTTATTTAATAGTTGTAGATAGAATCAATGCTATATCAATTAACTTGCACAGAAAATATCACTTCTCACAAGAAATTCGAGAATGGGAACATCCTAGTCAGCATATTTCTTATgttacaaaatttgtttcatcAAAAATTGTGGATATGGTGCTGTGAGTCGTGAGTGCAACATgcagttctttcttttgttcattgtcactttttatgtaacatttcatgttcatcatcattataaaagTAACTTAGCCAGTCTTCAGTTTTAATTTATCATCTCCTGAAATATTCCTTTAGACTTGATTTACTGTAGTCTCGGACAAGATAGAGTAGACTTGATGGtaaaagtcattaaaataaaaacaatcttcTTCTCTTCACgtttaaaacaagtaaaacctaattttctttataaacttTGCCAGACTCACAGGACAGGGCTTTTAAATTGTTAGCCATATAAAGtccatcatttatttctctgcaCTACAAAGCACTGAAAAAGTCATTCTGTTTCTTTCCTGTTGTTGGCTATAATGAGTAACTTTGGGGAAGGGATGGGGTTACATTCATTATTTTAGACTTGCTAGTTGTACATGGGTATACATATCTGCATCATACAGGGCAAACTTTAAGAATCTCACCCATTTTGGCGTATCTGATCCTAAAATGACTATACACATTACACATAAAATACCACCActgtaatatttattctttttaactATTTACCTGATCCATATTTTTATAAGGACtgcaatattcttttaaaatttagtttgttAATGTGAAAGGCTAGTCCATAGTTTGACATTACAGCTGCATGTATATCTATTTAAATTCCAACATATTTAGGACTGCTTTTGCCAGCTACCTGTATATTATTGCTACATCTAGAATACCCTAAGATTGTTTTCATTACTATTCAtgcatattttaataattaacacAGCACATAGTTCATGTTAAGCATGTAACATGCCTCAATTCATTGCAATTATGTCCtcattacaaatacaaaataggATACTTATGAATGTTGGTGACAAGAAAGTGTGCTGGTgtgtaaacacaaataaacattgaCTTCTCATCCAGCAGGTGATATGTTGTAGGTATTGGACAAGTATGTGGTGCTTTGgacttttgtattttgatgtaTTGTTAACTATCGGCATTCTGAatgttttaaagacattttttattttgttctttcgcTCTCTAAGTGTTATTGAGATGTTTCTATGTAATTTATCCGAATAACAGACAAAGCAAACTCTTTATAATATCAAATACACATTTCCTATGTACCTGTGTACACACGCATGCcatgcacatacaaaacacacacacatatcggAAAGACACATGCACGCAGACGCACTCACAACCACACTAATGTACCCACTGATTCACACAGACTAATACTTTCACacctcattttcttctctttccctcatTTGTTGGTTTCCTCCA
The Pomacea canaliculata isolate SZHN2017 linkage group LG2, ASM307304v1, whole genome shotgun sequence genome window above contains:
- the LOC112557962 gene encoding uncharacterized protein LOC112557962 produces the protein MQIHLIQSTLGYGTVLSSAAQNQTLFIRPNSHLDFSLCVCHCICRTLALTQGVALESGLHVEVVCCASDSEITGSVPVERRCAKDLQQVRQNFVQRLKKPDALTMLQEEFSLTEKEAEIIFELFDKDQNCELSLWEFQQFYTTVGANAHEMIDSFHKLEKDHSGTIDIEQAWDTLRKMKTEEGNQLRDEDIEMLLKTTAGEEKVITLPKFINLMCRLKVYRS